From one Flavobacteriales bacterium genomic stretch:
- a CDS encoding four helix bundle protein: protein MPTPAAPRKYDLEERLIDFAVMIIDLEEGLPSTKAANHLGGQLLRSGTSPALNYGEAQAAESKKDFIHKIKIVLKELRESHICIRIMERKGMHKDGAVIARVKGECQELVRIFIKSVGTATQASKA, encoded by the coding sequence ATGCCGACCCCAGCCGCACCCCGCAAGTACGATCTCGAAGAGCGCCTCATAGACTTCGCCGTCATGATCATTGACCTTGAGGAAGGTCTGCCCTCAACGAAGGCGGCCAATCACCTTGGCGGTCAATTGCTCCGTTCGGGCACGTCGCCAGCCTTGAACTACGGCGAGGCGCAAGCAGCGGAGTCGAAGAAGGACTTCATCCACAAGATCAAGATCGTGCTCAAAGAACTGCGTGAGTCGCACATCTGCATTCGCATCATGGAGCGCAAGGGAATGCACAAGGATGGAGCGGTGATAGCAAGGGTGAAGGGCGAGTGCCAGGAACTGGTCCGGATCTTCATCAAAAGCGTTGGAACTGCCACCCAAGCGAGCAAGGCCTGA
- a CDS encoding fibronectin type III domain-containing protein has translation MKTIKVGLDGLSALEKVAKALYIEGKLTANPDFATPTPPVAAITAARLKLEAAIAAALNGGKDATFAKNEAEAELDELIVQEAGYVVSVAGGNEALILSAGFEVRKPGSPIGPLPKVENLRADLTDQLGEVLADWDPMHGAHEFEVQRNSGDPAVEAGWSVVAFTTKSKYLDKGLASGSTHWYRVRARGTAGDSPFSDPAKAMAR, from the coding sequence ATGAAGACCATCAAGGTTGGATTGGACGGCCTGAGCGCCCTGGAGAAGGTGGCCAAGGCCTTGTACATCGAGGGGAAGCTCACGGCGAACCCGGACTTCGCCACCCCAACGCCGCCCGTGGCGGCCATCACCGCCGCCCGCCTGAAGCTGGAAGCAGCCATCGCGGCGGCGCTGAACGGAGGCAAGGACGCCACCTTCGCGAAGAACGAGGCCGAAGCCGAACTGGACGAGCTGATCGTGCAGGAGGCCGGTTACGTGGTGAGCGTGGCTGGCGGCAATGAGGCGCTGATCCTGAGCGCGGGCTTCGAGGTGCGCAAGCCGGGCAGCCCCATCGGACCGCTGCCCAAGGTGGAGAACCTGCGCGCCGACCTCACCGACCAGCTGGGCGAGGTCCTGGCCGATTGGGACCCGATGCACGGCGCGCACGAGTTCGAGGTGCAGCGCAACAGCGGCGACCCGGCCGTTGAGGCGGGCTGGAGCGTGGTGGCCTTCACCACCAAGAGCAAGTACCTGGATAAAGGCCTTGCCAGCGGCAGCACGCATTGGTACCGCGTGCGGGCACGCGGCACGGCGGGCGACAGCCCCTTCAGCGATCCGGCGAAGGCCATGGCGCGGTAA
- a CDS encoding aminotransferase class III-fold pyridoxal phosphate-dependent enzyme produces the protein MEPIQGEKGVYVPADDYIPKAISACKARKVLFIADEIQTGIARTGRLLCSVPDEEKDAARRPDAVILAKALSGGMYPVSAVLASDEVMGVFTPGTHGSTYGGNPMGARIAMEALAIVQEEGLTSNADRLGKLFRAEMQKLVDAYPFVKGVRGKGLLNALVIEARTAPDGSPKTAWELCLLLRDNGLLAKPTHGDIIRFAPPLVITEEQVLEACAIIALSVRQFA, from the coding sequence GTGGAGCCGATCCAGGGCGAGAAGGGCGTGTACGTGCCCGCCGACGACTACATCCCGAAGGCCATCTCCGCGTGCAAGGCCCGCAAGGTGCTCTTCATCGCCGACGAGATCCAGACCGGCATCGCGCGTACCGGGCGTTTGCTCTGCAGCGTGCCCGATGAAGAGAAGGATGCCGCCCGCCGCCCCGATGCGGTGATCCTGGCCAAGGCCCTCAGCGGCGGCATGTACCCGGTGAGCGCCGTGCTCGCGAGCGACGAGGTCATGGGCGTGTTCACGCCCGGCACGCACGGCAGCACCTACGGCGGCAATCCCATGGGCGCGCGCATCGCCATGGAAGCCCTGGCCATCGTGCAGGAAGAAGGCCTCACGTCCAACGCCGATCGCCTCGGCAAGCTCTTCCGCGCGGAGATGCAGAAGCTGGTGGATGCCTATCCCTTCGTGAAGGGGGTGCGCGGCAAGGGCCTGCTGAACGCGCTGGTGATCGAAGCGCGCACCGCGCCCGATGGATCACCGAAGACCGCTTGGGAGCTCTGCCTCTTGCTGCGCGACAATGGCCTGCTGGCCAAGCCCACGCACGGCGACATCATCCGTTTCGCTCCGCCGCTGGTGATCACCGAAGAGCAAGTGCTGGAAGCCTGTGCCATCATCGCGCTCAGCGTAAGGCAGTTCGCGTGA
- a CDS encoding CotH kinase family protein codes for MPQRAPFHGALLLALCCCSVPALAQLRINEVCSNNQGIDVGAGDAHPDWIELVNEGSAPLDLSTFYLSDKPSQPAQWPLPLIALAPGEYALITRGDQPWQFPFGIDATGERIVLSDAALQPVQVLDVPRLRADHSAGFVAGELRYFDAPTPGAPNTSTPYLGYAPVPILSPSGGFYPNGATASASAPFGTVHWSTTGRAPDESSPIASGTLSIGGTTTVQARNYAAGYLPSDAASATYIVGSGRGLPIVALAVDPDSMFHEEFGLYMPGPNASPEWPHYGANYWAERELPARFEFFEANGTRGIAQDVGVSIHGGRRSRTNAQRPLRLTARGSLGPETIRYPLFPERPEVRDFKRVILRNSGGDWCLSNFRDGLFHQIAFHNGLDIDALGFRPAECYINGEYWGLVEVRERIDADHLHYNYGADADSLLLMEEENWSIQGDTSYSRALREFIRTADLNDEANWSHVEAQLDLHSLMDYFALEMIAGNVDWPSNNVKYWKSSAEQGKWRYLMYDLDATMVLYGWIEEDIDMMYWTFTHRAGSFHTELLRGLMGRDEFRRLFLNRKADLMNTVFSPARFQAEVDRITTAFAPVIDHHFSRWQCWHQAYLDHAFGIIPHFAAFRDSHIRQHVIDWYGFPNAALLRFESFPPAGGTLQINTITPELPFDGWYWNGNDIDVTAVPADGYTFSHWTYADDGTRATDPYLRRSFPIDGNLVAHFRPIDGSMSVFPNPTDGTVSLGFEAIEAGSARIRVTDPAGRVVLEGSVAVGEGVNRASIDLSAMPAGVYLVAVEADGGRKLARVVRQ; via the coding sequence ATGCCGCAGCGAGCACCCTTCCACGGAGCCTTGCTCTTAGCGCTGTGCTGCTGCTCGGTTCCGGCCTTGGCCCAGTTGCGGATCAATGAGGTCTGCTCCAACAACCAAGGCATCGATGTGGGCGCCGGCGATGCGCACCCGGATTGGATCGAACTGGTGAATGAGGGCAGCGCCCCCCTCGACCTCAGCACCTTCTACCTCAGCGACAAGCCGAGCCAGCCCGCGCAATGGCCATTGCCGCTGATCGCTCTGGCGCCCGGCGAATACGCGCTGATCACACGCGGGGATCAGCCCTGGCAATTCCCCTTCGGCATCGACGCAACCGGTGAACGCATCGTGCTCAGCGATGCCGCGCTGCAACCCGTGCAGGTGCTCGATGTGCCACGGCTGCGCGCTGACCATAGCGCAGGCTTCGTGGCAGGCGAGCTGCGCTACTTCGATGCGCCCACGCCTGGAGCGCCGAATACCAGCACGCCCTATCTCGGCTATGCACCCGTTCCTATTCTCTCACCGAGCGGCGGCTTCTATCCGAACGGCGCCACGGCCAGCGCATCCGCGCCCTTCGGAACCGTTCATTGGAGCACCACAGGGCGCGCACCGGATGAATCCTCTCCGATCGCGTCGGGTACACTCTCGATCGGCGGCACCACCACCGTGCAAGCGCGCAACTACGCAGCAGGCTATCTGCCCTCCGATGCCGCATCGGCCACCTACATCGTAGGCAGCGGGCGCGGGCTGCCCATCGTGGCGCTCGCTGTTGACCCCGATAGCATGTTCCATGAGGAGTTCGGCCTGTACATGCCCGGCCCCAACGCCAGTCCGGAGTGGCCGCACTACGGCGCCAACTACTGGGCGGAGCGCGAATTGCCCGCCCGCTTCGAGTTCTTTGAGGCCAACGGCACGCGTGGCATCGCGCAGGATGTGGGCGTGAGCATCCATGGCGGCAGGCGCTCGCGCACCAACGCCCAACGTCCGCTGCGGCTCACGGCGCGCGGCTCGCTCGGGCCCGAGACCATCCGCTATCCCCTGTTCCCGGAGCGCCCTGAGGTGCGCGATTTCAAGCGCGTGATCCTGCGCAACAGCGGCGGCGATTGGTGCCTCTCGAATTTCCGCGACGGCCTATTCCACCAGATCGCCTTCCACAACGGGCTCGACATCGATGCGCTCGGCTTCCGGCCCGCAGAATGCTACATCAATGGCGAGTACTGGGGGCTGGTGGAGGTCCGCGAGCGCATCGACGCCGACCACCTGCACTACAATTACGGCGCCGACGCCGATAGTCTGCTGCTCATGGAAGAGGAGAACTGGAGCATCCAGGGCGACACCTCGTACTCACGGGCGCTGCGCGAATTCATCCGCACCGCCGACCTCAACGATGAGGCCAATTGGAGCCACGTGGAGGCGCAGCTCGACCTGCACAGCCTCATGGACTACTTCGCGCTGGAGATGATCGCCGGCAACGTGGATTGGCCCAGCAACAACGTGAAGTACTGGAAGTCCTCGGCCGAACAGGGCAAGTGGCGCTACCTGATGTACGACCTCGACGCCACCATGGTGCTCTACGGCTGGATCGAAGAGGACATCGACATGATGTACTGGACCTTCACGCACCGCGCGGGATCCTTTCACACCGAGCTGCTGCGCGGCTTGATGGGCCGCGATGAGTTCAGGCGCCTCTTCCTCAACCGCAAGGCCGACCTGATGAACACCGTGTTCAGTCCCGCACGCTTCCAAGCCGAAGTGGACCGCATCACCACCGCCTTCGCGCCGGTGATCGACCATCACTTCAGCCGCTGGCAATGCTGGCACCAGGCCTACCTCGACCACGCCTTCGGAATCATCCCCCACTTCGCCGCCTTCCGCGACTCGCACATCCGCCAGCACGTGATCGACTGGTACGGCTTCCCCAACGCGGCACTCCTGCGCTTCGAGTCCTTCCCGCCCGCTGGCGGCACCCTGCAGATCAACACCATCACGCCCGAGCTGCCCTTCGATGGCTGGTATTGGAACGGCAACGACATCGATGTGACGGCCGTGCCCGCCGATGGCTACACCTTCAGCCATTGGACCTACGCCGATGACGGCACGCGCGCCACCGATCCGTACCTGCGCCGCTCCTTCCCCATCGATGGCAATTTGGTGGCGCACTTCCGTCCGATCGATGGCAGCATGAGCGTGTTCCCGAATCCCACCGATGGAACGGTGAGCCTAGGCTTCGAAGCCATTGAAGCAGGCAGCGCCCGCATCCGCGTCACCGATCCCGCCGGACGCGTGGTGCTCGAAGGCAGCGTGGCCGTTGGCGAAGGCGTGAACCGGGCCAGCATCGACCTGAGCGCCATGCCCGCCGGGGTTTACCTCGTTGCTGTGGAAGCCGATGGCGGGCGGAAGCTCGCACGCGTCGTACGGCAGTGA
- a CDS encoding multidrug efflux SMR transporter, protein MPWLLLIIAGLFEVGFASCLGQAKLAEGPTRVAWLVGFIICLTVSMLLLYKASQSLPIGTAYAVWTGIGAAGTAIVGMVLFREPADFWRLFFLFTLIASIVGLKAVTR, encoded by the coding sequence ATGCCCTGGCTCCTGCTCATCATCGCTGGCCTCTTCGAAGTGGGTTTCGCCTCGTGCTTGGGTCAGGCCAAGCTCGCAGAAGGTCCCACACGCGTGGCATGGCTCGTCGGTTTCATCATTTGCCTCACGGTGAGCATGCTGCTGCTCTACAAGGCATCTCAATCCCTTCCCATCGGCACGGCGTACGCGGTGTGGACCGGCATCGGTGCGGCGGGCACGGCCATCGTGGGCATGGTGCTCTTCAGGGAGCCTGCGGATTTCTGGCGGCTCTTCTTCCTCTTCACGCTCATCGCCTCCATCGTCGGCTTGAAGGCGGTGACCCGGTGA
- a CDS encoding dihydrofolate reductase, giving the protein MIRSRLFLPLIVALPLLHACGGEKADQPVAIETVSPNDSGFYEADEFADIRVLRYQIPGWDQLSLQQKQLCYYLNMAGLAGRDIMWDQNYRHNLRIRRALEALLLNYPGSRDSTEWKSFETYAKQVFFSNGIHHHYSNDKHEPAFSRAWFEKALADSKGALTPEAMEAIFNPAVDAKKVSLDASKDLVLASAVNFYGDDVSQGEVEAFYAPKESIESDEPLSYGLNSKLVRNANGQLEERVYKVGGLYGPALEESVKWLEKAVGVAENDAQKKALELLIQYYRTGDLKTWDDFNVAWVKDVNSTVDYILGFVEVYNDPMGKRGSYEAIVEVNDPEATRNMAVIMQNAQWFEDNSPLLPEHKKKNVVGITYRFINTVGEAGDAAPSTPIGVNLPNANWIRAAHGSKSVSLGNISDAYDKSSGSSSLDVFCHDSTEIALAKAHGALAGKLHTALHEVVGHASGQLEPGIGETDATLKSYASTLEEGRADLVALYYIMDPKLVELGVMPSLEVGHAEYDSYIRNGLLVQLRRIKPGKDVEEAHMRNRMWVSAWAYERGKADSVIVKVNRDGGTYYDIRDYNKLRGIFGELLREVQRIKSQGDYKACQALVEGYGVKVDQALHAEVLRRAEKIKTKPYAGFIQPEMEAVTDKDGNITDVKVSYPKDFLGQMLRYGKQYSHLPDEN; this is encoded by the coding sequence ATGATTCGTTCGCGCCTGTTCCTTCCCTTGATCGTTGCCCTGCCACTGCTGCATGCATGCGGCGGCGAGAAAGCCGATCAACCCGTCGCCATTGAGACCGTCTCCCCCAACGACTCCGGCTTCTATGAGGCCGATGAGTTCGCTGACATCCGCGTGCTGCGCTACCAGATCCCCGGCTGGGACCAGCTCAGCTTGCAACAGAAGCAGCTCTGCTACTACCTCAACATGGCCGGACTCGCTGGCCGCGACATCATGTGGGACCAGAACTACCGCCACAACCTGCGCATCCGCCGGGCACTGGAGGCCCTGCTGCTCAACTATCCGGGCTCGCGCGACAGCACGGAATGGAAGAGCTTCGAGACCTACGCCAAGCAGGTCTTCTTCAGCAACGGCATCCACCACCACTACAGCAACGACAAGCACGAGCCCGCTTTTTCGCGCGCGTGGTTCGAGAAGGCGCTTGCCGATAGCAAAGGCGCGCTCACGCCTGAGGCGATGGAGGCCATCTTCAATCCGGCCGTCGATGCCAAGAAAGTGAGCCTCGATGCCAGCAAGGACCTGGTGCTGGCCAGCGCCGTGAACTTCTACGGCGACGATGTGAGCCAAGGCGAAGTGGAGGCGTTCTACGCACCGAAGGAGTCGATCGAAAGCGATGAACCCCTGAGCTACGGACTCAACAGCAAGCTGGTGCGCAACGCCAACGGTCAGCTGGAGGAGCGCGTGTACAAGGTGGGCGGCCTCTACGGCCCGGCGCTCGAAGAGAGCGTGAAGTGGCTGGAGAAGGCCGTGGGCGTGGCCGAGAACGATGCGCAAAAGAAGGCGCTGGAGCTGCTGATCCAGTACTACCGCACCGGCGACCTCAAGACCTGGGACGACTTCAACGTGGCATGGGTGAAGGACGTGAACAGCACCGTCGATTACATCCTCGGCTTCGTGGAGGTGTACAACGACCCCATGGGCAAGCGCGGCAGCTACGAGGCCATCGTGGAGGTGAACGACCCCGAGGCCACCAGGAACATGGCCGTGATCATGCAGAACGCGCAGTGGTTCGAGGACAACAGCCCGCTGCTGCCTGAGCACAAGAAGAAGAACGTGGTGGGCATCACCTACCGCTTCATCAACACCGTGGGTGAGGCCGGCGATGCCGCACCGAGCACGCCCATCGGCGTGAACCTGCCCAACGCCAACTGGATCCGCGCCGCCCACGGCAGCAAGAGCGTGAGCCTGGGCAACATCAGCGATGCCTACGACAAGAGCAGCGGCAGCAGCAGCCTGGATGTCTTCTGCCACGACTCCACCGAGATCGCCCTGGCCAAGGCGCACGGCGCGCTGGCCGGCAAGCTGCACACCGCCCTGCACGAGGTGGTGGGCCATGCCAGCGGCCAATTGGAGCCGGGCATCGGCGAGACCGACGCCACCCTGAAGAGCTACGCCAGCACCTTGGAGGAAGGCCGCGCCGACCTCGTGGCCCTCTACTACATCATGGACCCCAAGCTCGTGGAACTGGGCGTGATGCCCAGCCTCGAAGTGGGCCACGCCGAATACGACAGCTACATCCGCAACGGCCTGCTGGTGCAATTGCGCCGCATCAAGCCGGGCAAGGATGTGGAAGAGGCGCACATGCGCAACCGGATGTGGGTGAGCGCCTGGGCCTACGAGCGCGGCAAGGCCGACAGCGTGATCGTGAAGGTGAACCGCGATGGCGGCACCTACTACGACATCCGCGACTACAACAAGCTGCGCGGCATCTTCGGCGAGCTGCTGCGCGAGGTGCAGCGCATCAAGAGCCAGGGCGATTACAAGGCCTGCCAAGCGCTGGTTGAAGGCTATGGCGTGAAGGTGGATCAGGCCTTGCACGCCGAAGTGCTGCGCCGCGCAGAGAAGATCAAGACCAAGCCCTACGCCGGCTTCATCCAGCCCGAGATGGAAGCCGTGACGGACAAGGACGGCAACATCACCGATGTGAAGGTGAGCTACCCGAAGGACTTCCTGGGCCAGATGCTGCGCTACGGCAAGCAATACAGCCACTTGCCGGACGAGAACTGA
- the ffh gene encoding signal recognition particle protein, protein MFENLSDKLERAFKVLKGQGQITEINVAETTKEIRRALLDADVNFKTAKDFTDRVKAKALGQNVLTTVSPGQLLTKITHDELAELMGGQSAGINLGGNPTVVLMSGLQGSGKTTFSGKLANYIRKKGKRVLLTAADVYRPAAIDQLETLGKQLEIEVYSERENKDPVSIAKNAIAHAKQHGFTAVIIDTAGRLAIDEKMMDEIAAIKKAINPQETLFVVDAMTGQDAVNTAKAFNERLNIDGVVLTKLDGDARGGAALSIRSVVDKPIKFIGTGEKMDALDEFHPERMAGRILGMGDVVSLVEKAQEQFDEKAARELNKKIAKDQFGFDDFLEQIGQIKKMGNMKDLMGMIPGVGKAMKNIDIPDDAFKGIEAIIKSMTPEERKNPSVINGSRRARLAMGSGRGIEEVNKLMKQFEEMRKMMKMMGDKTKMQNMMRQMQAAQGMRR, encoded by the coding sequence ATGTTCGAGAACTTAAGTGACAAGCTGGAGCGGGCCTTCAAGGTCCTCAAGGGCCAGGGGCAGATCACGGAGATCAATGTGGCGGAGACCACCAAGGAGATCCGCCGCGCGCTGCTGGATGCCGACGTGAACTTCAAGACGGCGAAGGATTTCACCGATCGCGTGAAAGCCAAGGCGCTGGGCCAGAACGTGCTCACCACGGTGAGCCCCGGCCAGTTGCTCACCAAGATCACCCACGACGAGCTGGCCGAGCTGATGGGCGGGCAGAGCGCGGGCATCAACCTGGGCGGCAACCCCACGGTGGTGCTGATGAGCGGCCTGCAGGGTTCAGGTAAGACCACCTTCAGCGGCAAGCTGGCCAACTACATCCGCAAAAAGGGCAAGCGCGTATTGCTCACCGCTGCCGACGTGTACCGCCCTGCGGCCATCGACCAGCTGGAGACGCTGGGCAAGCAGTTGGAGATCGAGGTCTACAGCGAGCGCGAGAATAAGGACCCCGTGAGCATCGCGAAGAACGCGATCGCGCATGCCAAGCAGCATGGCTTCACGGCCGTGATCATCGACACCGCCGGCCGCCTGGCGATCGATGAGAAGATGATGGACGAGATCGCCGCGATCAAGAAGGCGATCAACCCGCAGGAGACGCTCTTCGTGGTGGACGCCATGACCGGTCAGGATGCGGTGAACACGGCCAAGGCCTTCAACGAGCGCCTGAACATCGACGGCGTGGTGCTGACCAAGCTCGATGGCGATGCGCGCGGCGGTGCTGCCCTTTCGATCCGCAGCGTGGTGGACAAGCCGATCAAGTTCATCGGCACCGGCGAGAAGATGGATGCGCTGGACGAGTTCCACCCGGAGCGCATGGCAGGCCGCATCCTGGGCATGGGCGACGTGGTCTCGCTGGTGGAGAAGGCACAGGAGCAGTTCGATGAGAAGGCCGCACGCGAGCTGAACAAGAAGATCGCGAAGGACCAGTTCGGCTTCGACGATTTTTTAGAGCAGATCGGCCAGATCAAGAAGATGGGGAACATGAAGGACCTCATGGGCATGATCCCCGGCGTGGGCAAGGCGATGAAGAACATCGACATCCCCGACGACGCCTTCAAGGGCATCGAGGCGATCATCAAGAGCATGACGCCGGAGGAGCGGAAGAACCCATCGGTGATCAACGGCAGCCGACGGGCCCGATTGGCCATGGGCAGCGGCCGCGGCATCGAGGAAGTGAACAAGCTGATGAAGCAGTTCGAGGAGATGCGGAAGATGATGAAGATGATGGGCGACAAGACCAAGATGCAGAACATGATGCGGCAGATGCAGGCCGCACAAGGCATGCGCAGGTAG
- a CDS encoding site-specific integrase, with translation MARSTSAKEKSVKLEHLVHKDQRCIALHFPYDSALIAAAKRAKATWSGTHRCWYLPNTPENLKGIFDAFKGLAWVDMNPLRAKPGPVQPTKPVKPSTKPASLSGSKPKPSAATPIQQEALAAMRRKLEVARYSPRSIAVYLNAVKQLFAHYPQKHPNDIRTEDIEAYQHHLATARKASNSYLNQVVNAVRYYYMNVVGDAKRVTFIERPRPERKLPAVLSEAEVTAILRSVGNLKHQCILMLIYSAGLRLSELINLRRTDINPDRKQVVIRGGKGRKDRITLLSTKVLTKLDAYVEEYRPKLFLFEGQSGGAYSDTSVQAIFKQAKAKAGITAPATVHTLRHSFATHLLEKGTDLRYIQTLLGHSSSKTTEIYTHVSTKAIGKIRSPLDDLDL, from the coding sequence ATGGCAAGATCCACCAGCGCCAAGGAGAAGTCCGTGAAGCTCGAGCATCTGGTCCATAAGGACCAGCGCTGCATAGCGCTGCACTTCCCATACGACTCCGCCTTGATCGCCGCAGCCAAGCGGGCCAAGGCCACCTGGAGCGGCACGCACCGGTGCTGGTACCTGCCCAACACGCCAGAGAACCTCAAGGGCATCTTCGATGCCTTCAAGGGCCTTGCCTGGGTGGACATGAATCCACTGCGGGCGAAACCAGGACCGGTGCAGCCCACGAAGCCGGTCAAGCCGAGCACGAAGCCTGCAAGCCTAAGCGGGAGCAAGCCCAAGCCAAGCGCAGCAACGCCCATACAGCAGGAAGCCTTGGCGGCCATGCGCCGCAAGCTGGAAGTGGCTCGATACAGCCCGCGCAGCATCGCGGTCTACCTCAATGCCGTGAAGCAGCTCTTCGCGCATTACCCGCAGAAGCACCCCAACGACATCCGCACCGAGGACATTGAAGCATATCAGCACCACTTGGCCACGGCGCGCAAGGCGAGCAACAGCTATCTGAACCAAGTGGTGAATGCGGTGCGCTACTACTACATGAATGTGGTGGGCGATGCAAAGCGCGTCACCTTCATCGAACGGCCGCGTCCTGAGCGGAAACTGCCGGCAGTGCTCAGTGAGGCGGAAGTGACGGCGATCCTGCGCTCAGTGGGCAACCTGAAGCATCAGTGCATCCTCATGCTCATCTACTCGGCAGGCCTGCGGCTCAGCGAGTTGATCAACCTTCGGCGCACCGACATCAATCCGGACCGGAAGCAAGTGGTGATCCGCGGCGGTAAAGGCCGCAAGGACAGGATCACGCTCCTTAGCACCAAAGTGCTCACCAAGCTCGATGCGTACGTGGAGGAATACAGGCCCAAGCTCTTCCTTTTCGAAGGCCAGAGCGGTGGGGCCTATTCCGATACCAGTGTCCAAGCCATCTTCAAGCAGGCCAAGGCGAAGGCGGGCATCACCGCCCCCGCCACCGTGCACACCCTCAGGCACTCCTTCGCCACGCACCTCTTGGAGAAGGGCACCGACCTGCGCTATATTCAAACCCTGCTAGGCCACAGTTCCTCGAAGACCACGGAGATCTACACCCATGTCAGCACCAAAGCCATTGGCAAGATCAGGAGCCCCTTGGATGACCTCGACCTGTGA
- a CDS encoding iron-containing alcohol dehydrogenase, protein MNLFRNFKSVTKTCYGRGSFGKLGEILEPHRDQHQGFFVFLIDHYFEGKTEFIARIPKRAGDEFIFCSTAKEPSTEQIDGLRDDILARRGLPAGVIGIGGGNVMDVAKALSLMFTNEGSSVQYQGLNLIKKPGIYHCGVPTISGTGAEVSMTAVLTGPVKKLGLKCDWTVFDQIVLDPDLIATVPTDQWFYTGMDTYIHSVEAITGTKKNTFAEAYSEKSLDLCREVFLRMDRRDPKSDESLMVASYMGGLSLTYSEVGVCHALSYGLGKVLEIHHCIANCIAFDKLDDVYGDYVQEFKGMVKHNKVHIPQGLAKDWSEDTISAMAEVAYNLPHMWDHAFGSDWQQVLDRERIKGWYRRM, encoded by the coding sequence ATGAACCTCTTCCGCAATTTCAAGTCGGTCACCAAGACGTGTTACGGCCGCGGCAGCTTCGGCAAGCTCGGCGAGATCCTGGAGCCGCACCGCGACCAGCACCAGGGCTTCTTTGTCTTCCTCATCGATCACTATTTCGAGGGCAAAACCGAATTCATCGCACGCATTCCCAAGCGGGCCGGGGATGAGTTCATCTTCTGCAGCACGGCGAAGGAGCCCAGCACGGAGCAGATCGACGGGCTGCGCGACGACATCCTCGCGCGCCGCGGGCTGCCCGCCGGTGTGATCGGCATCGGCGGCGGCAACGTGATGGACGTGGCCAAGGCGCTCTCGCTCATGTTCACCAACGAGGGCAGCAGCGTGCAATACCAGGGCCTCAACCTGATCAAGAAGCCGGGCATCTACCATTGCGGCGTGCCCACCATCAGCGGCACGGGGGCCGAAGTGAGCATGACCGCCGTGCTCACCGGTCCCGTGAAGAAGCTCGGCCTCAAGTGCGACTGGACCGTGTTCGATCAGATCGTGCTCGACCCGGACCTCATCGCCACCGTGCCCACGGACCAGTGGTTCTACACCGGCATGGATACCTACATCCACAGCGTGGAGGCCATCACCGGCACCAAGAAGAACACGTTCGCTGAAGCGTACAGCGAGAAAAGCCTGGACCTCTGCCGCGAGGTCTTCCTGCGCATGGACCGTCGCGACCCGAAGAGCGATGAATCACTGATGGTGGCCAGCTACATGGGCGGCCTCAGCCTCACCTACAGCGAAGTGGGCGTCTGCCACGCGCTCAGCTATGGCTTGGGCAAGGTGCTGGAGATCCACCACTGCATCGCCAATTGCATCGCATTCGATAAACTGGACGATGTCTATGGCGACTACGTGCAGGAGTTCAAGGGCATGGTGAAGCACAACAAGGTGCACATCCCGCAAGGCCTCGCCAAGGATTGGAGCGAGGATACCATCAGCGCCATGGCCGAAGTGGCCTACAACCTGCCGCACATGTGGGACCACGCCTTCGGCTCCGACTGGCAGCAGGTGCTCGATCGCGAGCGGATCAAGGGGTGGTATAGGAGGATGTGA
- the lepB gene encoding signal peptidase I yields the protein MADHRPERGLKGWMIAGIIGGGLAALAVCSFAYARITGHLQFYVVPTAGCEPGIPRGAHVLASDWIAPKRFDIICFMHDVGGRKEVWLQRLCGLPGDTIMVRAGRLSVNSEEADAAFSLKHRYRAHSSMLNRLVQQGDMHPDDHFPIGSDSIAVFMIDAAAERMGLLRLQGFIPDSVFHAPGWQEDEIPETVVPDGHWFMLGDNRNASVDSRYIGFIAQSDFMGTVFHVIR from the coding sequence ATGGCCGATCATCGACCTGAACGCGGATTGAAAGGCTGGATGATCGCCGGGATCATCGGAGGCGGCCTCGCGGCACTGGCTGTTTGCTCCTTCGCCTACGCGCGCATCACTGGTCATCTGCAGTTCTATGTCGTTCCAACCGCTGGCTGCGAGCCCGGCATTCCTCGCGGGGCGCATGTCCTTGCTTCGGACTGGATCGCACCGAAGCGCTTCGATATCATCTGCTTCATGCACGACGTCGGCGGGCGCAAGGAAGTCTGGTTGCAGCGCTTGTGCGGCCTCCCAGGAGACACCATCATGGTCCGTGCAGGACGTCTGTCAGTGAATAGCGAAGAGGCCGATGCCGCTTTCAGCCTGAAGCACCGGTACCGCGCGCATTCTTCGATGTTGAATCGGCTCGTGCAGCAAGGCGACATGCATCCCGACGATCACTTTCCCATCGGTTCGGACAGCATCGCTGTATTCATGATCGATGCTGCTGCGGAGCGCATGGGCCTCCTGCGCTTGCAGGGCTTCATTCCCGATTCCGTTTTCCACGCGCCCGGTTGGCAGGAAGATGAGATACCCGAGACGGTCGTTCCAGACGGGCATTGGTTCATGCTCGGCGACAACCGAAACGCAAGCGTTGATTCTCGCTACATCGGTTTTATCGCGCAATCCGACTTCATGGGCACAGTCTTTCATGTGATCAGGTAG